AGTAGGTGGTGAAGTGGGCGGCCATGACGCGGGCGAACATGGCCTTCTTGTTGagctcgatgtcgtcgagcgTCTTGAGGGCGAGGCTGAAGTCGCCGAGCAGGCAGTGGACGCGCAGCAGGCCGATGATGGAGAAGTAGCCGAGCATGCGGTACAGGTTCTTGTTGCCGTactcgccggcgacggccatgggGTCCTCGTTGCGGCGCATGGCGGCCAGCTGCTCGGTGATTTGGGAGCGCTGGATGAGGGAGTAGAGGACGTTGAGGACGGAGTAGCAGCCCCAGGTGTTGGGGTTCTCCTTGAGAACctgcatctcctcctcgttgtTACCCTGGCGGGCGATGCGCATGCGgtaggaggagaaggagttGAACTGGTAGATGAACTCGTCGATGACGTCCCAGGCCCAGTAGTACTAGGGCAAGGATGAGTCGTTAGCTGTTTGCTGCTTGCCGCAAGGTTGAAATCCCACCACAAGCCGAACGTGTGCGCGCTCATGAAGGGAAAGggcaggagagagagagacataCGGAGGGCGGCTCAAGGTCGACGGGACCCTCGCTGTTGAGGATGAAGTGGAACAGACTGCAGTACGAGTCGTAGCTCTGGAACTTGACCTCGAGGGGCGCGGAGAAGTCGAggggctgggcggcggcggcgaggcgagACTGGATGTCGTCGGTCTGCTGGGCCATGGTCAGGGAGCTGACCTGCTCAAGGTCCTCGCCGATGTTGTCCTCGTACTGGACCTGCTCCTTGTAGTCGTTGACAagggcctcctcctcgacgtcgctgTCATCGTCGACCGCGCGGGCGGGCCGCTCTCCATTCTGGTAGCCGCTCATGGTGGGTGGTTGTGCGGGTTGGTCTGTCTATTTCCCGCTCACGGAAGGAAATAGAACTTCGGGAGGAGAAATTGTCGGGATCCGGAAAGGGACTGGGCGAGAAGTCGTGATGTCGTCAACTTTTGGTGTTGAGGACAGATGGGCGGTcggcgggagggaggggggcgtcGGTCGAAGGAGGGAGTGGGTGGGGGGATCTCGACGAAAAATTTCCTCTATTCTGCtttgagaggggggggggagagggagcgGCGCAATTGCTGAGGTATCGCAAAGTGCAGCGGACAGTGGTTTTTGCGATTAGGGTTCGGTTCACCTGGTGGTCCCCATTAATTCGATATGTGGATAGAGAGATCAACTGGAAGCACTAATCGGGGTGGTGTTTCTAGGCGGTGTTTTGGCGGGGCATCTGGTTTTTTCCCTCGTTTTGTTGTTTTTATTTTCCAGGCTGCACTGGTGCAACTGGCCGGCTAGGTAGCTTTGGCCATGGAGGGGTACAAGACACAGCTGGCAGGCCGCCTGCTGAGGTAATTCGTCCACCCCTCCAAATCGACCGATTCActctccccccttccgcCCAAACTTCGTAGGCAATCTAACCTACCGTACGCAGCCTCAGAGCCTGATAGGACGAAAGCTGCATAGATACATACACTATACAGAATCACTCATCACTCACCCAAGCAAGCCTCCAACTGCTTTGAGCGCTGAACTCCAaacacacacccctccctcctctccttcccccTTGTACTTGACTTGACAAGCTGCAGGACAAGGAAGAGTCATCCAGCATCCTGTGCGAAACTTCTTGCAGCAGGTGGCGAATCACAGCGCTGCTTCGCTCTTTTGCTTACACTCACTTCAGTTCCATTTGGAGAGAAGTGGCCTATTAGTCACCCGTCAGGGCCAATTAGTTGCCGaatcatcatcctcctcatccttgccagccaccatcatcaccaaaGCGTGCCTTGAAAAgcctctcttcttttctcgGGCTGTTACCTCACCTTGGGACACTATTTACAACTATATACAAACAAGcctgctctctctctctctctccatctcccttccccctctaCTCACTCACTCAGTTATTTCATCTGGCTTTACCGTTCTGTTCATAGCACTTTTGATACCCCCTTTCCCCGTCACTTCCCTTCACATCATCACCCATCATGCCTGTCGTCACACCTGATAAGTTGGCAAGCCTCCAAAGGCACGCCTCCGATGTACGGAATGTAAGTTTCTACCCtgtcccatcccatctcatctcatctcacaTGTCTGCCCAACACTACTAACCTCTATCTCCAGATCTGCATCCTGGCCCATGTGGACCATGGCAAGACGTCCCTGACAGACGCCCTCCTCGCAACAAACGGCATCATCTCCCCCAAGCTCGCCGGTAAGATCCGCTACCTCGACTCGCGGCCTGACGAGCAGCTGCGCGGCATTACCATGGAGTCCTCTGCCATCTCCCTCTACTTCTCCATGCTGCGCCGTTCCGCCCCGGACGCCGAGCCTGAGGCGAAGGAGTACCTCATCAACCTCATCGACTCGCCCGGTCACATCGACTTCAGCAGCGAGGTTTCCACCGCTTCACGCCTGtgcgacggcgccgtcgtcctggtcgacgccgtcgagggtgtCTGCAGCCAGACCGTCACCGTTCTGCGGCAGAGCTGGACCGAGAAGCTGAAGCCCCTGCTTGTCATTAATAAGATCGACCGCCTCGTCACCGAGCTCAAGATGTCCCCCGCCGAGGCCTACACCCACCTCAGCAAGATCCTCGAGCAGGTCAACGCCGTCTTGGGCAGTTTCTTCCAGGGCGAGCGCATGGAAGAGGACCTCAACTGGCGCGAGCGCATGGAGGAGCgcgtccaggccgccgccgcgaaagaggccgacgccgatgcgACGACCGAATCGGGCGAGCTTCAGTTCCAGGAGCGGGACGATGAGGACCTGTACTTCGCGCCCGAGAAGAACAACGTCATTTTCAGCAGCGCCATCGATGGATGGGCCTTTACTGTACGGCAGTTTGCGAGCTTgtacgagaagaagctcggcATCAAGAGGGGCACCATGGAAAAGGTGCTCTGGGGCAGCTTCTACCTCGAccccaagaccaagaagaTCCTGGGCCAGAAGCATCTCAAGGGGAGGAATCTGAAGCCCATGTTCGTCCAGCTGGTCTTGGAGCCCATCTGGACCGTCTACCAGgccaccgtcggcggcgaccagggAAGAGGCGACCCGGCCTTGCTGGAGAAGATCACAAAGTCCCTCGGACTGACCATCCCCCCTCACATCATGCGTTCCCGGGACCCGCGGCTGCTCCTGACGACCGTCTTCTCGTCCTGGCTGCCGctgtcgacggcgatgctAGTCTCCGTCATCGAATCCCTGCCATCGCCCCCGGTTGCACAGGCCGAGAGGCTGCCCGAGATGCTCGAAAGCGTCCCCGGCGCTGACTCGGTCGACGAGCAGATCAAAGACGCCATGGTCTCCTTCAAGACCGGCCCGTCCGACCCCATCGTGGCGTACGTCAGCAAGATGGTCTCGGTCCCCGAAAGCGAGCTGCCTCATAAGAAACGCAAGCCCGGCCAGCTGACGCCCGACGAGGCGAGAGAGCTTGCGCGCAAGAAGCGAGCCGAAGCGGCTCGCGCCCAGGCCGCGGCGCCATCCGCGGCCGCCAACGGCATTGACGACCTCACGACGGCCCTTGAGGAGGTCGACCTGGACGGCTACGCCCCCGAACACGAGGAAAAGGAGGTCGACCCGGAGCACCTCATCGGGTTCGCGCGCATGTACTCGGGCACCCTCTCCGTCGGCGACCCGCTCTGGGTCATCCCGCCCAAGTGGTCGCCCGCGAACCCCAACGCGTCGCCGCAGCCGAAGCAGATCACCGTCACGGCGCTCTACATGCTCATGGGCCGCAACCTCGAGAGCCTCGAGTCCGTCCCCgcgggcgtcgtcttcggcatcggcggcctcgagggccacCTTCTCAAGAACGGCACATTGTGCAGCCGGCTCGAAGGCGCCGTCAACCTTGCCGGCGTCGCCACCCTCGGCAAGCCCATCGTccgcgtcgccctcgagcctGTCAACCCGGCCGACCTGGACAAGATGATCCACGGCCTGCGCCTGCTCGTCCAGTCCGACCCGTGCGCCGAGTACGAGCAAttcggcagcggcgagcACGTCCTCCTTACCGCCGGCGAGCTGCATCTCGAGCGCTGCCTGACGGATCTCAAGGAGCGCTTCGCCCGCTGCGACatccaggccggcgcccCCATCGTTCCCTACCGCGAGACCATCGTCCGCGCTGACGAGATGCGGCCCCCGGCCAACAAggacctcggccgcggcgtcgtcgtcggcaccaCCTCCTCCAAGCAGGTCTCCATCCGTCTGCAGGTCCGCCCCTtgcccgccgacgccaccgACTTCCTCCTCAAGAACGGCGATGTCATTAAGCGCATGTACTCGGAccgcaccgccgcctcccaggGCGGGGACTCGACGCCCGCGGCTGAGGCTACGTCCGAGTCCGcgaccgccggcgccgaggagaagatcgacatcgacacggacgtgacggccgccgccaagatcaTGTCCCTCGACGACTTCAGAAGCGGCCTGCAGTCGGCCCTCGAATCCACCCGCAGCGGCCGCGAGCACTTCAAGTCCGCCGTCGaccgcatcgccgccttcggcCCCCGCCGCACAGGTCCCAACCTCCTCATCGACTCGACCAAGGAGGGCCTCCTCACCAAGTTCTTCTCCCCGTCCGCCGAGCGCGAGGGATCCGCGGCGCcgcaggccgacgaggccctccgcCCCGTCCACGTCGCCGACAAAATCCCCTACGCCTTCCAGCTCGCGACGGCCCAGGGTCCGCTCTGCCACGAGCCCGTCCAGggcatcgccgtcttcatcgaggacgtcgtcatcaacgctgccgaggacgacgagcccgcctCGGCCCCGACCGCGCGCGACCGCCTCCCCCGCCTCACGGGCGAGGTCATCAAGACCGTCACGGCCTCCCTGCGCGCCGGCATGCTCGACTGGTCGCCGCGGCTGATGCTGGCGCTGTACACGGTCGAGATCCAGGCGTCGACCGAagtcctcggccgcgtctACGACGTGCTcacgcgccgccgcggccgcgtcctcgccgaggccatgaaggAGGGCACGCCCTTCTTCACGATCCAGGCCGTGCTTCCCGTCGCCGAGTCCTTTggcttcgccgacgagatgCGAAAGCGCACGAGCGGCGCCGCGCAGCCCCAGCTCATCTTCGCCGGCtacgaggtcctcgacgaggacccaTTCTGGGTGCCCTTCAccgaggacgacctcgaggacctcggcgagctggccgacaaggagaacgTCGCCAAACGGTACATGGACGGCGTGCGGAGGAAGAAGGGCCTGTTGGTCGAGGGGAGGAACGTGGCGAGGGATGCCGAAAAGCAGAAAACGCTGAAGAGGTAGCGATGTCGTCGTTGAAGAGAGGGAGACCAGGCGGCGGGGAAAAGAAATTGTTAGGAAAGTAGACTTTAGACTACGTGTTTAACGAGAGATTGAAGCGATGAAACCTTAACAATGAAGCACTTGTTACGTCGACAGTTCAGTTTTGCCCTGGTTCAGTATTGAGACTCCCGTGTAGAAAGAAAGAAATACCTCTCCAACGGATGAGAAACAAACACACGCATACTTTCATCTTCTCACAGATAACATTTCACGAAGCACAACGCATTGTTTGTACTTTGTATTTCATTCCGTTTGCCTGTCATCGTCTATCTAGCATCTCATGGACGGACCGAAACCACATACCCGACCGCCAACTGCACGCCCAACACACCGCCTCACCTGTCTCACCCTCCGTTCTTTCCATTCGGTCCATTTTCCAGTCCATCGCCATGAGTCATTCTGTGGTATCGGAGGGGAAAGAGAAAGCAGGAGAGAAAAGGGTGACAAAATGGTCGTCTCATACAAAACACGCAAGGGTAAGTCGTATAAAGGGGGGAGAAGGAATAAGGGTTGAGAGGCAAGGAACTGTCAGACGTAATACGACCATCCATGCATCATTCAAAATTCCCATTACCATACCTGGGAGAGGACGAGTTCATCTATCGTTGCACTGCGCGTCGGGTTCCGCTAAGAAAAGAGGCCGATGAAAGATGGAGAGGAGCCGACAGTGCTAGTAGAAAAACTGTGGTTGAGATTTCTGTGTGAATTCCCTACGCTCCCTTTTTATCACTGGGAGCAGAAAAACCCTTGGCGGATAGGTTTCGCTGATCTCTAGACCCTTCGAACGGAGGTTCCGAGTACAacagaggagggagaggagaacaaaggaaaagagagagaataatgagaaggggaaaaaaaacaacaTGGTCATGAGCCCCCTTTCCTTCCAGCATCCCATGAGCCGCCAACTTTTTTAGTAACCACTTCGCAAACTCCGATGAATGCGTGCGAGAGTGCGCGCCTTCTCCAGTCGTTGAGAGTCGAGGAGACCTTGTCTTGTCCACGATGTGTGTCGAGCCATCGGAGACAAGGACCGCAGAGGGTGTGCCGAGAtcaaaagaaaaagggatGTTTTATCACCCTTCAGCGGATCCGAAATGAGCCAGATGTTAGTTCGTTGGAGGAGAGCAAAGTATCGGGAACGAGGAGAATCATGCCCTTCAAGCCCCAAGTAAGCGGTTCGTGCCGTAAAGTCGTTCGTCAGAATCGTATTCGGAGTCATCTGGGTATATGTGACGAGAGATATCGTCTAGGCCGCGCATGCAGACACGCGGGCGCATCTTCTCAGCGACAAATGCCGACTCAACCCCACCGGGTCCGGCAGGACGCTGAAGGATGAATGGACTGCGCACGCCCGCCCTCTAGGCGGCGCCCCGAGGGCCAACGTTGCGGCGGCCCTTGTTGGGGACCGTGGTCCaaccgtcgtcctcgacagGCGCATCCGAGTCGGCAGCCTCAGCGGTCGCCGAAGCAGGCGCCGACTGCTTCTCGGGCGCAGGGCCGTTGGAGCGAGGGGGGCGGCCACCCTCAAagcgaccgccgccgcgggggCCGCCGCGACCACCGCGAGGTCCGGAGGGGGGACCACGGGGAGCACCAGCCGATCTCCAGCTGTTGGCCTCGGCAGCGCGAGACTTGGGTGCCTCCTTGGGTTCCCTTGGCTCTCTGGGCTCTCTGGGCTCTCTGGGCTCCCTAGGCTCTCTGGATCGGACGGGAGCCTTCTGCTCGTCAGAGCCGCTGGCCTCCTTAGGGGcgtctccctcctccttgggaGCCTGTTCCTTAGGGGCCTCAGCCTCTGCCTCCTTGGCAGCCTCCGCCTTGGCAGCCTCCTCGCGCTCGCCGTTagccttggcggcggcctcttGGGCAGCCTTCTCCTCAGCCTCCTTGGCGGCAGCCTCCTTGGCAAGACGGCGCTCCTCCTTagccttctcctcggcctcacGCTTCTCCTTCAGCTGttgctgcttcttctcctcaaTCAGACGCTCCTTCGCGGCAGTGTCGATGGGACGAGCGGCACCAAAGGGGCTGGCCTTGGAGTCGGAGCTGGTGGCAGACGCGGCATCGGGAGCCTCGGACACAGTGCGCTTGGCCAGGTTCAGCTTGGGACGGCCAACAGGGGCAGCGGGGGCAGCCGCGGGCGAAGTTGGGGCCTCGCTGCCATCGCGAGACTGGCTGGCCGACTTGCCAGAGGCGTCGGGGCGCATGTTGGATCTCCACTGATTGTCCTTCTCGGCAGCAGTCGGCACACGCTCAGGGCGGGGAGGACGAGAGTCCTGGCGGTCCTGGCGGGGCGCCTGACCTTCACCCCAAGCGGCGGGGGACTGGTGGCGGTCGCGGAACTCACGGGGTCCATCGTTGGTACGGGGACGGCTGCCTTCGCGAGAGCCATCCTCCTTGGGAGCGACGGGAGAAAGGGGGCCTCTGCGCTCCCAGTTGCCAAAGTCACGGACCTTGCCATCATCCTCACGGGGCTCGCGGGGCTCGCGGGGGCCACGGCGCTCGCCAAAGTCGGAGGGGCGGCGGTCATTTCCACCACGGCCAGGCAAGTCAGGAAGGGGTCCCTTACGGGACCAGTCGCTAAAGTCGCGGTTGGACTCACCGCCACGGTCACCACTACGGGCTGATGTCGTGTCAGTAATTGCGATGACATTTGTTCAGCGAGAGAGGGTACTCACGAGGGTCGGCAATCTTGATTCTGATGGCACGTCCCTGGAAGGTCTGACCGTCCAGAGTCAGAGCCTGCTTCAGTCCCTCGAGATCCTTGAACTCGGCGTAGGCGAAACCCTTGgggcgctgctgctcgcgGTCCTCGATAATACGGACGCTGACAATATCGCATCCCTCGAAGAACTCGTTGACAGTCTCCTCAGTGGCATCGTACGACAGGTTGCCGAGGTGGGCGGTGTAAGGGGGTCGCTCGGGAAGCTTCTGGGGAAGGTTTTCGCGGATGGAAGAGTAGCCACCGTAGTCTCCTGCAAAACGAAGGTTAGACTAAGCGTTTGCATTTACGTTTGACCGAGCTGCCGACTCACTTCGCTCGGAacggtcgccgccggcgccggcgccgctaCCCCAGCCACCCTGGCTGGGACGGTAGCCTGCGCGGTCGGTGGCGGGCAGAGCCTGAGTGCCTGCAAACAAATGTCAGTAGGGAAGAACGCATCGGTCAgaggcggcgtcgccgagcagTCGCATACCGGCTACAAAAGTGTCAGCAAGAATCATCAGGAGAGTTTGTCAACGGCAAAGACTCACTGTACGTATCCTCGACCTCATCAGCCCATGAGCCTCCGTAGCCTTTAAGTCCAGATGTCAGTCCATGTCCACCATGTGCGCAACAAATCGGTCGTTCAGGCTGAACGACAGAGCCGATTGAGTCGGCCGTCGGGTGTCTGCAGGGAGAACGACGCCTGTCGGCATAGGAAGGGAGGCTGCGACTGACTTGAGTCCTGGAGGAAATCGCCAAGGGCCATCTTGACctgctccttcttcttgggcgcTATGATGAAACGGTTAGCACTGGTACAGCTTCGAGACGACGCAGTACTCTGCGACAAAGGGACAGCCAGGTACGAACCCATGATTGCGGTGTTGAGGCGGCTTCGCGCGTCGAGTGAAATCGATGCGCGATGCGGGGGAAGTTCGTAGGGAGGCCGAACGGTGCGGCTTGTTTCGCTAGGGGTTGcgggaggaggtggtggtggtgcggaGAGAGCAAGCGAAGAGAAGGCTGGATATCTCCGAGGGATATTCCGTAGGATTAGATGCCGTCCCTTTTTGTGTCTAGGCACGGAGGGGGGGATCTCTTGTACTGGAGAAGACGGTCGGTCGTCGGATGGCGATACGTCAGAGGGGGATACGATAGACTTGAATGGCCCAGCTTGCGGTGATTTGCTGGGGCTGGAGTCTTTGGAGGAAAGGTCGAAGTTTTACCCGCGCAAGCTGGaggcagaagcagaagggTGGTTGAAAGTTTGTGAGGGTTGGATAATTTTCTGGGAGTGGGAGGCACTAGCCCCGCTGCGGCCTAGCTTTGTTTTTCTACCTAGCGCCCCGCCAAAGACGCTTGGGCCAGCTACGCTGGGAAAACCCCGTGATTGAACAATCCCATTTTTGGAGAGGGGCTTCTAGTCATCATAGTCATCACTGGGGGCCTGGCCTGCTCACTCTGCTTCTGGTGACTTCACTGGGGCGCTCAGCGGCTGCGCCCCTCCCAACCCCTCCAACCACCCCCAGTCCTTTCACTGAAAGGTGCCCTGTGCACAACTGGCAAGACCATGTCTGTCCTTTCACTTAGCGGATGGATGTTCAAGGTCACCAGCagaaaggaaagaagaaaaaagaagaaaaaagggaatTGTGAATGATGTTTCAACACCCCACCTTCCATGCATCTACCTGATATGCACAGATTGAAACTTCACAAAACACATTGAGAGTGCATGTGCACCTCGCCTATTTGTCTACACCCCGTTTAATGCATTATCGGCTTCGATGAAAGCTTCCCAACTGCATCTATGTGTATAGCCTCAGCTGCCACAGTGGTATATATACGTCTATTCCAGCGACATCTCGCCGCAACCTATTGCTACTTCCACAATGACTGATGATGCGAGAGACAACACCCCGGATCAGCGTGGCCGGCAGCGTCGGGGCCTGCTGCCGCCTGGCCTAGTTGATCTCATGGGTCCGCCCCTGAAGGTCGGCGCCTTGACAGGTGAGTGACTTATCGAAAGAGATCGTCATCCTGAGACTTGGCCCAGCGGTTACTTCAGCTGTTTTGTTCTCAAATAATGACACAGCTAACACATCCTTACCCAGGAACCATCGGCATGTTCAGTGGTATCGCTGCAGGCATCATCCGCGACTCCACGCCAGCTCTGTTCGCTCTGGCATCAGGTATCCAGTGGTTTGCCCTCGGCTCAAGTTATTGGCGTAAGTCGTCTTGTGGTCTCGTTCTCGAGGACCAATTGCTGACCTGCTTGTGCCAGTCTCAAGGACTGTGGTGATGAGCGCGTGGGGCGGCGAAGCGACGCTCTCCAATTCGTCCAAGATCCAAGCCAGTGCTGTTGCGGGAGGCACGGCAGGCATGGTCGGAGGTTTGATCCGTAAGTTCTCCTGTTTCGACTGGTTCTCGTCACGTCTGACGCCTTGCAGGTGGCCCGAAAAACATCATCCCCGGAGTGCTCGTTTTCTCGCTCATCGGGGGAACCGGCCAGGCATTCTACAACAGCGTGCAGGGCCGGCCCGAGGCCAccgagaagaggaagagcaTCTTCGAGTCGAGCTGGAGCCCGCTCAAAAAGCTCTCAGACGACGAGTATCGCGACATGATTGAGGAAAAGATGCTCAAGATCGACGCCGAGatcgccctcatcgacgacaagatTGCCGAGCTGCGCGCAGCAAAGGAGGCCAaccctccgccgcctcgccagGAAGCGCctcagcagccgccgccatcaaggagTTGAGCCGGTGTATGGCCATCCCCATGTACAACATTTGTCAACACTGTAATTGTACCATGTACCAACAAGCACATAGCACTTTCATACCATTGCTGTTTGCTTCTCTCGTCTTGGTTGATACTGTATCACTTTATCCTCCTTTCagaggccgtcgccgtatGTACAAACCATGTCGCTTGGTTATCTCATTGTCTTTATCCAGCTGCAATAGATGAGTTGTCTGTGTTAGGAGCCTCCTAATCGATTCGGTCGCTGCCTACAAGACAAGCGTCGGCCAGCCGTACGGACATCACTTGTTTCGTATTTGCAGCTTGTTCCTGGCCAGCCACCTCCATGTTGAATTTCTCCGGGgtgggggttttttttttcttgcccGGATTGCCCAAATTTCCAGAGTTCCCGCCTGGTGGTGCAGATACAGAATCCGGGCCAGGTTTGGGCTGGAAGGAATTCATCAGAAAGGCCATCGTTTTATACTCGCCGCGTTCATCTCAAGGATTCCAAGTTGGGTTTCTTGAGGCAAAGGGTACTAGAGCATGGTTTTGCAGCAGCCCATCACGCCCTTGGCCGTGGAAGTTCCCAGCATCGACCGGCATTGTGCCAGTAGTGATCCTCTTGCCAGCAACCCCACGTCAATCATCGGCTTCGATGGCAGCATACGGCTCGCCTTCCTGCATGTTCAGCCCGTAATGTAAAAAGAATGTCCTGAGCCTCTGATTATCAACCGGCCAGAGAATACGATCTATTGTCCGCTTGATATTCTGCACTGTGCTCGGAGAACCAAGCGTTCTGGAGACCCGAGGAGAATATGTCTAAGGTCTCGGCATACTCGAGCCTGTTTGACGGGGAGTGGACTCCAGCTAGGAGCGCTGTTCGTGGCAGACACTGGACCCCGTCACGGGTATAGCGTCTGTCTGCATTGTAGGCATGAGAGGATACCATACGCCGAATCGAGCATCTGCGTAAACCAGCAGGGCGGCCAGAGATTACGCCATCATGAGTGTGAAGCCTGGCCTGACGCATCCACTCGGGCCCATGAAATCGAATGTTACACCCTATGGCTTTCGTGCAAAGGGTCCAGGCTCACAACTCCAAACCAACTCGCCTGCATGCCATCCGGTGGGATATGCTCGATTCAATAATTGATGGCAATAACAGAAACACGATGAATCGCACGCCAATATGGATCGGTGTCAGGGAGCCAGAGGCCCAGCAGCTAGCCAAGACACTCAAGGGGTGGAAGGATGAACCGACCATAAGCTTGCAAAAAGTGAACCATGATGAGGCCGGGCGTGGGTTGACTCCAAAGCAGACGGGAGGGACCGACCGGCTTCCTCCTGGTCCCTGCGCACATTTACACCCCTTGCCCGGCTTATCTCAGCCACCGAGATGCCATCTCCGTCATCTACGTATCCATGTCACGGGGTGCCGGGAGGCTGGATCTGGGAAACCCGAAGCCATGGAAGGGAACAGACGGACGAACAGGGCCGGGGGACGACGGATGATACATGGTtaaggaggggaggggggccggAGAGCGGCTTGCGGCACGTTGAGTAGTGAGTGCAGTTCGTGCTGGAAGGTCAGGTCAAGAGCAGCCCAGCAGCCCTAGCTTCGGCGCTACAACGTCTCATCTAATGCATGAGCGCTCTAGGCCGATGGGAGCACGGCCCACTGATGCAATTGATGCAAGTAATTGTTGAATGATGAATCCCCAATCC
The genomic region above belongs to Colletotrichum higginsianum IMI 349063 chromosome 2, whole genome shotgun sequence and contains:
- a CDS encoding Eukaryotic translation initiation factor 3 subunit L, coding for MSGYQNGERPARAVDDDSDVEEEALVNDYKEQVQYEDNIGEDLEQVSSLTMAQQTDDIQSRLAAAAQPLDFSAPLEVKFQSYDSYCSLFHFILNSEGPVDLEPPSYYWAWDVIDEFIYQFNSFSSYRMRIARQGNNEEEMQVLKENPNTWGCYSVLNVLYSLIQRSQITEQLAAMRRNEDPMAVAGEYGNKNLYRMLGYFSIIGLLRVHCLLGDFSLALKTLDDIELNKKAMFARVMAAHFTTYYYVGFSYMMMHRYADAIKMFSHILIYVSRTKNFQKNAQYDSITKKNDQMYALIAICVAFHPTRLDDTIHSALREKYGDQLLKLQRGGPESLPIFEELFRSACPKFISPVPPDFENPESNIDPVEHHLAVFMEEVKINMWSPTVKSYLRLYTTMDLNKLAGFLEVKPDELRSWLLVNKQRTKQLRWTDHPSLLDGDLVNISDLDYAMQGDLIHISEAKVGRKLVDWYLRNLSRTYA
- a CDS encoding Elongation factor Tu GTP binding domain-containing protein, encoding MPVVTPDKLASLQRHASDVRNICILAHVDHGKTSLTDALLATNGIISPKLAGKIRYLDSRPDEQLRGITMESSAISLYFSMLRRSAPDAEPEAKEYLINLIDSPGHIDFSSEVSTASRLCDGAVVLVDAVEGVCSQTVTVLRQSWTEKLKPLLVINKIDRLVTELKMSPAEAYTHLSKILEQVNAVLGSFFQGERMEEDLNWRERMEERVQAAAAKEADADATTESGELQFQERDDEDLYFAPEKNNVIFSSAIDGWAFTVRQFASLYEKKLGIKRGTMEKVLWGSFYLDPKTKKILGQKHLKGRNLKPMFVQLVLEPIWTVYQATVGGDQGRGDPALLEKITKSLGLTIPPHIMRSRDPRLLLTTVFSSWLPLSTAMLVSVIESLPSPPVAQAERLPEMLESVPGADSVDEQIKDAMVSFKTGPSDPIVAYVSKMVSVPESELPHKKRKPGQLTPDEARELARKKRAEAARAQAAAPSAAANGIDDLTTALEEVDLDGYAPEHEEKEVDPEHLIGFARMYSGTLSVGDPLWVIPPKWSPANPNASPQPKQITVTALYMLMGRNLESLESVPAGVVFGIGGLEGHLLKNGTLCSRLEGAVNLAGVATLGKPIVRVALEPVNPADLDKMIHGLRLLVQSDPCAEYEQFGSGEHVLLTAGELHLERCLTDLKERFARCDIQAGAPIVPYRETIVRADEMRPPANKDLGRGVVVGTTSSKQVSIRLQVRPLPADATDFLLKNGDPQLIFAGYEVLDEDPFWVPFTEDDLEDLGELADKENVAKRYMDGVRRKKGLLVEGRNVARDAEKQKTLKR
- a CDS encoding RNA recognition domain-containing protein: MGSYLAVPLSQSTASSRSCTSANRFIIAPKKKEQVKMALGDFLQDSSYGGSWADEVEDTYSTQALPATDRAGYRPSQGGWGSGAGAGGDRSERRDYGGYSSIRENLPQKLPERPPYTAHLGNLSYDATEETVNEFFEGCDIVSVRIIEDREQQRPKGFAYAEFKDLEGLKQALTLDGQTFQGRAIRIKIADPPRSGDRGGESNRDFSDWSRKGPLPDLPGRGGNDRRPSDFGERRGPREPREPREDDGKVRDFGNWERRGPLSPVAPKEDGSREGSRPRTNDGPREFRDRHQSPAAWGEGQAPRQDRQDSRPPRPERVPTAAEKDNQWRSNMRPDASGKSASQSRDGSEAPTSPAAAPAAPVGRPKLNLAKRTVSEAPDAASATSSDSKASPFGAARPIDTAAKERLIEEKKQQQLKEKREAEEKAKEERRLAKEAAAKEAEEKAAQEAAAKANGEREEAAKAEAAKEAEAEAPKEQAPKEEGDAPKEASGSDEQKAPVRSREPREPREPREPREPREPKEAPKSRAAEANSWRSAGAPRGPPSGPRGGRGGPRGGGRFEGGRPPRSNGPAPEKQSAPASATAEAADSDAPVEDDGWTTVPNKGRRNVGPRGAA